From Mustelus asterias chromosome 19, sMusAst1.hap1.1, whole genome shotgun sequence, one genomic window encodes:
- the phyh gene encoding phytanoyl-CoA dioxygenase, peroxisomal, producing the protein MAAVTRLKLVLQHLNSGVTSFPTSGEVATHAYPRRLRYTLESQLLTPEQRQFYEENGFLLIKKLVSDEDIKHFRDEFERICRREVEVPMLTIMKDIAINKSEYVDDQQAVSKIQNFENNEVLFKYCCLPEILKYVECFTGPNVMAMHTMLINKPPDAGKKTSRHPMHQDLHYFPFRPADQIVCAWTAMERVDRNNGCLVVLPGTHKGRMKQHDYPEWKDGVNKMYHGVRDYNPDHPRVHLVMEKGDTVFFHPLLIHGSGRNRTQGFRKAISCHYASSDCYYIDVKGTLQENIEQEILELGRTKYGIDGDINMADVWCVKGRLVRGERTNL; encoded by the exons ACATCCTTTCCCACATCAGGTGAAGTTGCTACACACGCTTATCCGAGAAGGTTGCG CTACACTTTGGAAAGCCAACTTCTCACCCCAGAGCAGAGGCAGTTTTATGAGGAAAATGGATTCCTTCTTATTAAGAAGCTGGTCTCTGATGAAGATATTAAACACTTCAG AGATGAGTTTGAGCGGATCTGTCGGAGGGAAGTTGAGGTTCCGATGCTAACAATAATGAAGGACATAGCCATCAATAAATCCGAATACGTTGATGATCAACAGGCAGTTTCTAAGATCCAAAATTTTGAGAACAATGAAGTTCTGTTTAAATACTGCTGCTTGCCAGAG ATATTGAAGTATGTGGAGTGTTTTACCGGCCCTAACGTCATGGCAATGCATACGATGCTGATCAACAAGCCCCCTGATGCAG GTAAGAAGACATCCCGGCATCCTATGCACCAGGATCTTCATTACTTCCCCTTTAGGCCGGCCGATCAGATCGTGTGTGCCTGGACTGCCATGGAGAGGGTGGACCGCAACAACGGGTGCCTCGTTGTGCTGCCAGGGACACACAAGGGCAGAATGAAACAGCATGATTACCCAGAGTGGAAG GATGGTGTGAATAAGATGTATCATGGCGTGCGTGATTATAACCCTGATCATCCCAGGGTTCATCTTGTGATGGAGAAGGGTGACACTGTGTTCTTCCACCCCCTGCTCATCCACGGATCAGGAAGAAATCGGACTCAAGGCTTCCGAAAG GCAATCTCATGCCACTATGCAAGTTCTGACTGCTACTACATTGATGTAAAGGGTACCCTCCAGGAAAACATTGAGCAAGAAATTCTCGAGCTCGGACGAACAAAGTATGGCATTGATGGCGACATAAATATGGCG GATGTTTGGTGTGTGAAAGGACGTCTTGTGCGTGGAGAAAGAACCAATCTGTAG